A single window of Ornithorhynchus anatinus isolate Pmale09 chromosome 3, mOrnAna1.pri.v4, whole genome shotgun sequence DNA harbors:
- the CCDC87 gene encoding LOW QUALITY PROTEIN: coiled-coil domain-containing protein 87 (The sequence of the model RefSeq protein was modified relative to this genomic sequence to represent the inferred CDS: deleted 1 base in 1 codon) translates to MEPGQEAEGPALHRLYQRLLEPLSLFPALAVRRGSPPGSPPSSPGGRGAERGGGRAPSAGQVVAELLQARRRPEPPGPLDADLRGPPPPAPPAPPGTPSPPPHRLPWAGGRLEGPAAGGGARRGPNGGRASARPADPARPRRSNLTVDYLGPPSRPDAPRDRPVLPSPGPGRPRGCRPPASPAPPPESSPRASDGLPPRRGRSLPSLRRGWMLADELCLPPPAPRPLTPLVLGRDGPPTPVGEAPASPGAGAEDLRLLLRRGRVPPRVPAGRRRPAAIATTPPGPAAAASSSSSGPDPLLGALTRPPAAVARTEKLREALEALRAEERRARRDRRPPGPGPLHPQPAADTLELRGRTVRAAARRLPVRALSVALRVPCARVLYNHLTGELGPELVAGLDAPLWSGRAMWDVYEELLGCLSADHLGFERGPLVEPASEADGAGSAPSLRPSLRPGSRSTLNPQLKGIGCRGRSPGQRSPRFSPTSPPDRRAPPDSDDYFRFLAAQDGDFLWVIYRLYLEEPPEEEPPAPKADPLMLPPCPPPLGPDDGGRATRTRTGRGGPAAFVRGLWDPGTVPVQGLGARRLPGETPLPLLQRRLERVWSVLQVPEPKRLDMAIKYSSDAHLGQLPYLVDAWERAIRPIQERETALARLERFEMRASDPNRFFLSGEGRPGGRPQEARVRAFLHKRVAKAEGPLGRLLEEIQVTFGEPVTLRGRPYLDKMKRDRVEMLYWLQQERRAGDLVHGPLRARLRPLVGAPGPRPPGSPRSASPSPTPGF, encoded by the exons ATGGAGCCGGGGCAGGAGGCGGAGGGTCCGGCGCTGCACCGGCTGTACCAGCGACTCCTGGAGCCGCTGTCCCTGTTCCCGGCGTTGGCGGTGCGCCGGGGGTCGCCTCCGGGGAGCCCTCCGTCCTCGCCGGGCGgccgcggggcggagcggggcgggggccgggccccgtcgGCCGGCCAGGTCGTGGCCGAGCTGCTGCAGGCCCGCCGGCGGCCGGAGCCCCCCGGGCCGCTCGACGCCGACCTCCGGGGCCCGCCGCCCCctgcgccgcccgccccccccgggacACCCAGCCCGCCGCCCCACCGGCTCCCCTGGGCCGGTGGCCGGCTCGAAGGCCCGGCGGCAGGAGGAGGCGCCCGGCGGGGCCCCAACGGCGGCCGGGCGTCGGCCCGGCCCGCggaccccgcccggccccgccgctccaaCTTGACCGTGGACTACCTCGGCCCGCCGAGCCGCCCCGACGCCCCGCGGGACCGGCCCGTCCTCCCCTCGCCCGGCCCCGGGCGCCCCCGGGGCtgccggccccccgcctccccggccccgccgccggagaGCAGCCCCaggg cctcggacGGCCTCCCGCCCCGGCGGGGCCGGTCCCTGCCCAGCCTGCGCCGGGGCTGGATGCTGGCCGACGAGCTGtgcctccccccgccggccccccggcccctcaccccgCTGGTCCTCGGCCGGGACGGGCCCCCGACCCCCGTCGGggaggcccccgcctcccccggggccggggccgaggaccTGCGGCTGCTGCTGAGGCGGGGCCGGGTCCCCCCGAGGGTCCCGGCCGGGCGACGGCGGCCGGCGGCCATCGCCACCACcccacccggccccgccgccgccgcctcgtcctcctcctccggcccggacCCTCTGCTGGGAGCCctgacccggcccccggccgcagTGGCCCGGACGGAGAAGCTGCGCGAGGCCTTGGAGGCCCTGCGGGCCGAGGAGCGGCGGGCCCGGCGGGATCgccgcccgccggggcccgggccgctccATCCCCAGCCCGCCGCCGACACCCTGGAGCTGAGGGGCCGGACGGTGCGGGCCGCGGCCCGGCGCCTCCCCGTGCGGGCCCTGTCGGTGGCCCTGCGCGTGCCCTGCGCCCGGGTCCTCTACAACCACCTGACGGGCGAGCTGGGCCCCGAGCTGGTCGCCGGCCTGGACGCCCCGCTCTGGTCCGGCCGGGCCATGTGGGACGTGTACGAGGAGCTGCTGGGCTGCCTGTCCGCCGACCACCTGGGCTTCGAGCGGGGCCCGCTGGTGGAGCCGGCCTCCGAGGCGGACGGGGCCGGCTCCGCCCCGAGCCTCCGCCCGAGCCTCCGCCCGGGCAGCCGGAGCACCCTGAACCCCCAACTGAAGGGGATCGGGTGCCGCGGGAGGAGTCCCGGCCAGCGGAGCCCGCGCTTCAGCCCCACCTCGCCCCCCGACCGGAGGGCCCCGCCCGACTCGGACGACTACTTCAGGTTCCTGGCCGCCCAGGACGGCGACTTCCTCTGGGTCATCTACCGCCTCTACCTGGAGGAGCCCCCCGAGGAGGAGCCCCCGGCCCCGAAGGCCGACCCGCTGATGCTGCCGCC GTGCCCCCCGCCGCTGGGCCCGGACGACGGCGGGAGggcgacgaggacgaggacggggagagggggcccCGCGGCCTTCGTGCGGGGCCTGTGGGACCCCGGCACGGTGCCGGTCCAGGGGCTGGGGGCCCGGCGGCTGCCGGGGGAGACGCCGCTGCCCCTCTTGCAGAGGCGCCTGGAGCGGGTGTGGTCCGTCCTGCAGGTGCCCGAGCCCAAGCGGCTGGACATGGCCATCAAGTACAGCTCCGACGCCCACCTGGGCCAGCTGCCCTACCTGGTGGACGCGTGGGAGCGGGCCATCCGGCCCATCCAGGAGCGGGAGACGGCCCTGGCCCGGCTGGAGCGCTTCGAGATGCGCGCCTCCGACCCCAACCGCTTCTTCCTGTCGGGGGAGGGCCGGCCCGGCGGCCGGCCCCAGGAGGCCCGGGTCCGGGCCTTCCTGCACAAGCGGGTGGCCAAGGCCGAAGGGCCCCTGGgccgcctcctggaggagatccaggTGACCTTCGGGGAGCCCGTCACCCTCAGGGGGCGGCCCTACCTGGACAAGATGAAGCGGGACAGAGTGGAGATGCTGTACTGGCTGCAGCAGGAGCGGCGGGCCGGAGACCTGGTCCACGGGCCCCTGCGTGCCCGGCTGCGACCCCTAGTCGgggcgcccggcccccggcccccggggtcccCGAGGTCGGCCTCCCCCTCGCCTACCCCGGGTTTCTag